In Lentisphaera araneosa HTCC2155, a single genomic region encodes these proteins:
- a CDS encoding type IV pilus twitching motility protein PilT: MINEVEWFCYLGAENQFFDRDTIIQLMQISHTDVDLMTFAQAVIDNGLATVESVQQLLEHATYYANESGPCPHSLLGAGGTAAPAEQASAQQAAPPRDPNSAYPFSTQDFPDLSQATDLPMEECKELMIQFLQAARRNGSSDAHLSADAYPFVRHFGINYLLREQAIMTPDMAKKLNLSLLGEKDLKAFEEVGDLDYCYSFSRTERYRSNLMVHNDGVEGSYRIVSEGIKTLAELGFQEPAVLEKLTTYHQGLILITGPASSGKTTTLAAMVDLINKNRKDHIITVEDPVEILIPSKDCNVSQRELHTGTKSFANALKAALREDPDIIILGEMRDLETIEMGLSAAETGHLVIGTLHTNSASSTLDRILDVFPPDQQSQIRAMVAESLRGVICQYLVPNKDETGLLMAPEILIGNIAVANLIKDNKTSQLTSVIEVGKKQGMVLKEDSFLRLYHEGKISAEAALPHIVSDAKRREIQG; the protein is encoded by the coding sequence ATGATCAATGAAGTAGAATGGTTCTGTTACTTAGGTGCAGAAAACCAGTTTTTCGATAGAGATACAATTATCCAGTTAATGCAAATAAGTCACACGGACGTTGATCTCATGACTTTTGCCCAAGCAGTGATAGATAATGGCTTAGCTACAGTCGAAAGTGTGCAACAGTTATTGGAGCATGCGACATATTACGCTAACGAGAGTGGCCCTTGTCCTCATAGCTTATTAGGCGCTGGAGGCACAGCTGCACCAGCGGAACAAGCCTCAGCCCAACAAGCGGCTCCACCCAGAGATCCAAATAGTGCGTACCCATTTTCGACTCAAGACTTCCCTGATTTAAGCCAAGCAACCGATTTACCCATGGAAGAATGTAAAGAACTTATGATTCAGTTCCTTCAAGCGGCACGTCGCAATGGTTCATCTGACGCGCATTTATCTGCCGATGCTTATCCCTTTGTTCGCCATTTTGGTATCAATTATCTTTTACGTGAACAAGCCATTATGACTCCAGATATGGCGAAGAAACTCAATTTATCCTTATTGGGTGAAAAGGATTTAAAAGCATTCGAAGAGGTCGGTGATTTAGATTATTGTTATTCCTTTTCAAGAACGGAACGCTACCGTAGTAATTTGATGGTGCACAATGATGGTGTGGAAGGCAGTTACCGTATTGTGAGTGAGGGGATCAAAACTCTTGCAGAGCTCGGTTTCCAAGAACCTGCAGTACTCGAAAAGTTGACCACCTATCACCAAGGTCTCATTCTGATTACGGGTCCAGCAAGTAGTGGTAAAACAACAACACTTGCCGCTATGGTCGATCTTATTAATAAAAACCGTAAAGACCATATCATTACGGTGGAAGATCCCGTTGAAATTTTGATTCCTTCAAAAGATTGTAACGTCAGTCAGCGTGAGCTACACACGGGAACAAAAAGTTTCGCAAATGCGCTCAAAGCCGCTTTACGTGAAGACCCGGACATTATCATTTTGGGTGAAATGCGAGATTTAGAAACGATTGAGATGGGACTCTCGGCTGCGGAAACCGGTCACTTGGTCATCGGAACACTGCATACCAATAGTGCTTCATCAACCTTGGACCGTATTCTCGATGTATTCCCACCAGATCAGCAATCACAGATTCGTGCGATGGTGGCAGAGAGTTTACGCGGCGTTATATGTCAGTACCTCGTTCCCAACAAAGACGAGACAGGCTTGCTCATGGCACCCGAAATTTTGATTGGTAACATTGCCGTTGCCAACCTCATTAAAGATAACAAAACATCACAGCTTACTTCCGTGATTGAAGTAGGTAAAAAGCAGGGCATGGTTTTGAAAGAAGATTCATTCTTACGTCTCTATCATGAAGGCAAAATATCCGCAGAGGCTGCTTTGCCGCATATTGTATCAGATGCAAAACGACGTGAAATACAAGGCTGA
- a CDS encoding type IV pilus twitching motility protein PilT encodes MAAERMDGFLTYMFDKGGSDLHLLSNHIPKIRKSGNLVEIEGEGVIGPDEMEGVLQSICPDEKWKQYVENFDLDFAYEITGVARFRVNYMRTVDGMAAVMRTIPTEILTMEQLKLPDTFKDVVEQGSGLILVTGPTGSGKSTTLAAMINHINETQSKHIITIEDPLEFVHPNKESIIVQREVHDHTNSFNIALKGAMRADPDIVLVGEMRDPETIGLALSCAAMGLMVFGTLHTNNAPKTIDRIIGAFPAKEQPQIRAMLASTLRTIISQLLCKTTDGKRCASHEILLFHPALPGLIREGKLSSIRGVIEAGVKQGMKTMDMDLLRLYKEGRISGEEAYMKAAEKAAFQDFLPAGYFDEK; translated from the coding sequence ATGGCAGCAGAAAGAATGGACGGTTTTTTAACCTACATGTTTGATAAAGGTGGATCAGATTTACACTTATTAAGTAATCACATTCCAAAGATTCGTAAAAGTGGTAACTTGGTAGAAATCGAAGGTGAAGGGGTCATCGGGCCCGATGAAATGGAAGGGGTTTTACAGAGTATTTGTCCTGATGAGAAATGGAAACAATACGTAGAGAATTTTGACCTCGACTTTGCCTACGAAATTACAGGTGTCGCACGTTTCCGTGTGAACTACATGCGTACAGTTGATGGCATGGCGGCAGTGATGCGTACCATTCCTACAGAAATTTTGACAATGGAACAACTAAAACTACCCGATACATTCAAAGATGTGGTTGAACAAGGATCTGGCTTGATTTTGGTAACGGGCCCTACGGGTTCAGGTAAATCCACAACTCTGGCGGCAATGATCAACCACATCAACGAGACTCAAAGTAAACATATTATTACTATTGAGGATCCGCTGGAATTCGTTCACCCCAATAAAGAAAGTATCATTGTGCAACGAGAAGTTCACGATCATACAAACTCTTTTAATATTGCCCTAAAAGGGGCGATGCGTGCCGACCCAGATATTGTCCTCGTAGGTGAGATGCGCGACCCAGAAACAATCGGTTTGGCGCTGTCTTGTGCAGCCATGGGTTTGATGGTTTTTGGTACGTTGCACACCAATAATGCTCCAAAAACAATTGACCGTATTATTGGTGCCTTCCCCGCAAAAGAACAGCCGCAAATTCGTGCGATGCTCGCAAGTACATTGCGGACTATTATCTCTCAGTTACTCTGTAAAACGACTGATGGGAAACGCTGTGCCTCGCACGAAATACTCTTATTCCACCCGGCTTTACCAGGTCTGATTCGCGAAGGTAAACTCAGTAGTATTCGCGGTGTGATTGAAGCAGGTGTGAAACAGGGTATGAAAACCATGGATATGGATTTGCTCCGCCTATATAAGGAAGGTCGAATTTCTGGTGAAGAAGCCTACATGAAAGCCGCCGAAAAAGCTGCTTTCCAAGATTTCTTACCTGCGGGTTACTTCGACGAAAAGTAA